The genomic stretch CGAAGAGCGATACATTGCTTGCCCATGTGACCTATCCTGATACGGTCCCTCTGAAGATCGCCCTGATGTTTGGACCGACCACTCCCTGCGGCGATATGGAAGTGAAGCAGAACTGTGTCGTGACGGTGGATATTAAGACTTCGTTCCCGCTGGTGTTCCTTGATAAGGATGGTCAGCGTGTTACGAGCCTGACTACCGATGAGATGGGCTATGCCTCGTTCAACGTGGTTGGCGATTCCGCCATGGTGGACGCCTTCTTTACAATCTCCGGGCAGGGTATCGGTAACGAACTGATTTGGAAGGATATTCATTTCAAGGAGCCGCCTGTTCCCTTTGCCTCCCGTGGGCAGATGTATGATAGAGATGGTGACGGCGTGCCTGACAGCCTGTTTGTGCCGTTCAGCAAGCCCTTTGACGAAGTTGTGCCCGATACCTTGAACTGGATATTTGGCGGAACAGCCTCTCGAAGCATTATCGGGATGGAGAATGTGTGGCCCCTGGTTTACATGGATTCGAACATCGTGGTGGAGGACATTGCTGGATTGCGTTCTGGTGTATTTACCGGATTGAGCGATGGTATTTATAATGGTTCTCTGAATTACCACTACACGTACATGGACGAAGATACTGGAGACTCCGTGAAGCTGATGATGAACACTTCCATCGAGGATAAGGTGGCACCCATTGCCATCAGCGCCATCGTGGAATCTGTCAATGAAGACATCAGTTCCGTGACGATTACCTTGAGCGAAGGTTCCTTGGAACGAAATCTTGATGGTGGATCCGCATTTGAAATCTTCAGGAACTCCCAGAACTTTATGGACTCGCTGATTGTATCCAGCACCAGTCTTAACAAGAACGGCAATGTCATCAAGGTGTTCTTCAAGCGCTCTGCAACAGGTTCGCTCCCTGCGGTAGGCGATTCCCTTAGACTTGCTCCCGGTGAAATCAAGGACCTTAATGGAAATGCCGCACACATTGCAAATCCGAAGGTTTGCATCACCGGCGAAATCCGTGTGGAAATCAAAACTCCGGGTGTTGTAACCCTGGGCCCGGAAGCGGACCCCTGGCCCTATGAATCACCTATTGTTCCTCTCGTTGTTTCTCCGGAAAAATCCATTCAGGATATCATTGAAGAAGTTGGCAAACCCGGCTTGTTGCTGCCTGTGGATTTGAGCCGCGTAGCAGGATCCATGATTGCTGACTTGCCTAGCGATGCCGACGTGGATTCCGCCATGTCCCAGGTAAAGATCAGGTGGGAGTCTTATTACTACTCACATCTCGGCAGTTACGTCAATGACGCCCGCGGCGTTGTTGCCTGTAACGACAAGACGATTTTCTATAATGCCAGCGACCCCGAAAAATCGAACTGCATCGACAATCCGGGAAATATCTTCTTTGAATGGAATGGTCGCAGTGACAACGGTCGCCTTGTGGGAACCGGCGCTTACATCGCCAAGATGAAGGTGAAGGTTTTAATCGGCAAGGAAAAGGTGGGCAGTTCCGAAGACACCTACACGCTGGGTATCAAGCGCGGGAAGTAAGTCGAGGAGTCGGTCTACCGTGAGCCGGAACGGCAGTTATTAAACTGCCGCGTAGGCGAGAGGCGACGAGGGTTGGTAAGTACTAATCCGCTGTCGAGGAGCCGGTCTATATAGGGTATTTGTCCTTGGCTGCATCAAGTTCGGCGCTCTTCACTTCGTACTGAGTGTAGAGATCGTCGATTTTTTTCTTGACGTCGTCCATGTCCTTGGCGATGGCAGTGATGGCTGCACCGTCTCCGCTTTCGGAGGCTGCCACCAGCTTTGCTTCCAGTTCGCCGGAAAGTTCCTCGGCCTTGGCGATATCATCCTCGATTTTGGCGATGGCCTTTTCCAGGGGCTTGATGGCCTTGGAGCGTTCGGCGATATAGTCGGCGCGGGCCTTGCGGTCCATCTTTGCGGAAGGTGCGGAACTTTGTGCGGGTGCGGCGTCCTTGGTCACGTCGATGTTGGAAAGCTTGGCGTTTTCGCTGTCCATTCCGCCGGGTTTCTTTTCGGCGGCCCAGCCAACCTTTTCCAAGAAGTCGGCGTAGGAGCCTTCGAAGATGCGGCACTTGCCTCCATCGAAAACAACCAGACGGTTTGCGAAGGCGTGGAGCAGTTCTTCGTCATGGGTCACCACCATGGCGGTACCTTCGTAGTCCTCGAGAGCGTCGATAAGACTTTCGATAGATTCCATGTCCAAGTGGTTGGTGGGTTCATCCAGCAGCAGCATGTTGCACTGGCTTGCAAGAATCTTGCCTAGCAGTACGCGGCTACGTTCACCACCGGAAAGGACCTTGATCTTTTTCAAGGCGTTGTCGCCGCTGAACATCATGAGGCCTGCAAGGCCACGGGCGCGGCTCTTCTGGGAGACTTCCGCGATGGCGCTGGCGATTTCCTCTTCCACGTTGTTGTCGAGGTTCAGGCGGTTGATGTTTGTCTGGCCGAAGTAGTTGATTTGCAGATTCGGGTTGTGACAGATTTCGCCTGTGGTGGGCTGAAGTTCCTTTGCGATCAGGTTCAGCAATGTGGTTTTGCCGCGGCCGTTGGGGCCGATGATTGCAATGCGGTCGCCCTTGAAAACTTCAAATTCCAGGTCGCTGAAAAGTTCCGGACCGTCGCCGTACTTGAAAGCGAGATTATGAACTTGGAGCATGCGTTTGCCAGGGAACGGAGCTTCGGTAAAGCTGAATTCCAGGTTGCGTTCGTGGGTGAGGCGTTCGCCGGTAGCAAGCTTTGCGGCGGCCTTGATCTTGGACTGCACCATGGCAGCCTTGGCGGCCTTGTAGCGGAAGCGTTCGATGAGCTGGTCCAGCTGAGCCTTTTTCTTGGCCTCGTTTTCCTGGGTGCGCATTGCCACTTCTTCTTCTTCGGCGATGGTTTCGCGGAGCTTTTCTACAGTGCCCTTCACCTTGCGAATCTTGTGGCGGTGAATGCCCACGGTGTGGGTGCAGACTTCGTCCATGAAATGATGGTCATGGGTGATGAGCAGAACTTCGCCCTTCCAGTTTCTTAGGAAACGGCTGAGCCAACGCATGGAAACGATGTCCAGGTAGTTGGTAGGTTCGTCCAGCAGAAGCATGTCTGGTTCAGAAGCCAGCACCTTTGCCAGGTTCAGGCGAATTTGGAAACCGCCGGAAAGAAGCATGGGATCCTTGCTCATGGATTCTTCATCGAAACCAAGACCGAAAAGGATTGCCTCCACTTTGTGCTCTTCCAGCCAGCCGTCTTCATTGGGCTTCAGCACGCTGCAGGCTTCTTCGTGCACCGTCTTGTGGGTAAAGCTGATGTGCTGCTGCAGATAGCCGATGGTATACTTCTTCGGGATATCGATGGTACCGCCGTCCAGGCATTCCTGGCCGAGGATCATCTTGAACAAAGTAGACTTGCCGCAGCCATTGCGGCCAACAAGACCAACGCGTTCGTGGTCGCCAACGAGAAAGCTTGCCTGGTCCAGAAGGACCTGCATGCCGAAAGACTTGGATACGTTCTGAATCTGAATCACGGCGACAAATTTAGCAAAAGGTGAGTGTCGCGACAGACAAACTTGCTTGTCTGGGATGACCGAGCCGAGCTTACAGTCCGTTCACTCTGTAGAACTGGACGTCTTCAAGAACCTGGTCCACCCAGCTCTTGGCAAGAGGCATGTTGCGCCAGTTTTCGGGCTTGTCGCCAATGCCGAAGTCGGGATAGAATGTTGCGATGGCGTTCTCGCGGCTGATACCCACCTGCAGCATCTTGCTTAGGCGCGTGGCTCCCAGAAATACCTGCTCCAGGCCTTCGCCTTCTTCTAACAGCAGGAGCCCTCGTGAATCCCGTGGGCCCTTGAAGTCAAAATCGAAGTTGGATACATGTCGTATCAGGCTCATGAGTAGGGCGGGATCGATCTTGTTCATCTTGGCGGCTTCCATTACGGGAAGCGCAAACAGCTGGTCGGTATCCCAAGGCTTGCCGCTGTATGTCACCTGCAGCGTATGGGTGCTTCCGTCGCTTGTAATCAGGATGTCGTAACGGTTGCCCAGTTTTTTCTTCAGGAGTTTTGTCAGCAGGATGCCGCGGTTCTTGAACTGCTTGTAGCCGCGCATTTCCAGGTTTAGGGTGTCGTCAAGCCGTGTCAGCACCATGGTGGTTGGCTTCGTCACGATTTCCTCGTAGCTGTTCACCACCAGCGGGAGGACGTAGACCAGTTCCGACTTGGTGTTTCCAATACTGCAGGAGGAGTCCACCATGAACTTTCCTATGGAATCCAGTTTCAGGATGGCTCCGCGGTTGTATTCCGCAAAGATGGCCCGGGCGTTGGTAACGCTCACCTCGGTTTTTGGATGCAGTACGTAGGCTAGGACGATGGCTGCAACCACGGCGGTAACGCCAATGGCCCAGCGGCGAAGCAATCTTGCCCGCCACAGCACCTTGATCCAGCCTTTTACCTTGGGACTTTTCACCAGGTAAAGAGCCAGCAGTGCCAAAATCACTGCCCACAAAATAACGAAAATCACGTTCACAATATAGAGAAAAAAAGAAATTCTATCTTTGGAGTATGCTAGATCCTTTAAAGAATGTGATGGTCATTGGTGACCGAATTTTGATTAAGCCCCTCGAGGCCTCCAACAAGACCGGTAGCGGTCTCTATCTTCCGCCCAGCGTCAAGGAGCACGACGCTGTGCATACGGGCCTTGTGGTGAAGGTGGGCCCTGGTTACCCCATTCCCGCCCAGAAGGATCCCGACGCCGTTTTCAGGGGCGAATCCAGCGACGCCGTGAACTACGTTCCCCTCCAGGTTAAGGAAGGCGACGAGGCTCTCTATCTTCACGCCAACGGAACCGAGCTTGAAGTGAACGGCGAACGTTACCTGATCATTTCCCAGAATGCGGTGCTTCTGGTGATGCGCCCGGAAATGCCCGACGATGTA from Fibrobacter sp. encodes the following:
- a CDS encoding ABC-F family ATP-binding cassette domain-containing protein encodes the protein MIQIQNVSKSFGMQVLLDQASFLVGDHERVGLVGRNGCGKSTLFKMILGQECLDGGTIDIPKKYTIGYLQQHISFTHKTVHEEACSVLKPNEDGWLEEHKVEAILFGLGFDEESMSKDPMLLSGGFQIRLNLAKVLASEPDMLLLDEPTNYLDIVSMRWLSRFLRNWKGEVLLITHDHHFMDEVCTHTVGIHRHKIRKVKGTVEKLRETIAEEEEVAMRTQENEAKKKAQLDQLIERFRYKAAKAAMVQSKIKAAAKLATGERLTHERNLEFSFTEAPFPGKRMLQVHNLAFKYGDGPELFSDLEFEVFKGDRIAIIGPNGRGKTTLLNLIAKELQPTTGEICHNPNLQINYFGQTNINRLNLDNNVEEEIASAIAEVSQKSRARGLAGLMMFSGDNALKKIKVLSGGERSRVLLGKILASQCNMLLLDEPTNHLDMESIESLIDALEDYEGTAMVVTHDEELLHAFANRLVVFDGGKCRIFEGSYADFLEKVGWAAEKKPGGMDSENAKLSNIDVTKDAAPAQSSAPSAKMDRKARADYIAERSKAIKPLEKAIAKIEDDIAKAEELSGELEAKLVAASESGDGAAITAIAKDMDDVKKKIDDLYTQYEVKSAELDAAKDKYPI
- a CDS encoding co-chaperone GroES family protein, with the protein product MLDPLKNVMVIGDRILIKPLEASNKTGSGLYLPPSVKEHDAVHTGLVVKVGPGYPIPAQKDPDAVFRGESSDAVNYVPLQVKEGDEALYLHANGTELEVNGERYLIISQNAVLLVMRPEMPDDVSGLMSSTDL